TTCATACAATGACATGAAAATGGTAAATGATAAGATTGTTAATGCCAATAATGTTGAGAGGCCAATCTCTGGGTCTGAAGAAGTAAGCGATGAAAGTGGTGTGCCGAAAAACGGTATGAATTGTGAGGATATTGGAGGGCAACCTGGTTCAGAAGGAGAACTGAAAGAAGTATCTCATGCAACAGGAAGTGTAAGAACCTCAGAGGATGGTTATAATTGGAGAAAATATGGACAAAAGCAGGTAAAAGGTAGTGAGTATCCCAGAAGCTATTATAAATGTACACAACCTAATTGTCAGGTCAAGAAAAAGGTGGAACGATCCCATGATGGCCAAATTACAGAAATCATCTACAAGGGTAATCATAACCATGTAAAACCACACTCTAGCCATAGGGGATCTGCACTTTCTACAGATGAGGTTTCAGACATGGCTGAAGAAGGTGGTGCATTGGCTAAAGCTGATGGTGGGTTCATGTGGAGAAATATTCAGTCAGGAGTAAAAGATTCAAAAAACAGCTTAGATTGGAAGGCTGATGGTCAGGAAAGGACATCATCAACTTCTGTTGTGACTGAGATTTCAGATCCTTTATCAACCAACAAAGCTAAATCTCTATCTATGTTTGAATCGGAAGAGACTCCAGAGCTTTCTTCTACACTTGCTAGTCATGATATGGAAGAAGATGGAGCCACTCAAGGAATTCCGATGGTTGAAGATGAAGTTGAGAATGATGAATCGGAACCTAAAAGAAGGTATTATATTCTATCTGATACTGTCTTTATGGCTCCTTCTCAAGGGGAAAGAACTAAAATTTTTGTGCATTAATTTGTCATTTCAGGAAGAAAGAGAGTTATCCAGCTGAATCAAATTTGCCTCCTAGGTCTGTTCGTGAGCCAAGAGTGGTAGTCCAAATTGAGAGTGATGTGGACATACTTGATGATGGTTATCGCTGGCGTAAGTATGGACAGAAGGTTGTCAAAGGAAATCCAAATCCTAGGTAATGATCTTGCCTTTCTTTCTGCATTCATTGTGCTCAATGGTGTCATGTGTCCAAAGACATTCAGTTCTTCATGTACCTGATTTCATTTGTAATATAAGgagtttgtttttctctttgttgGGCTATTGTGATCTCAGATGAAGTTTCAAGTTTTCTACTATTTGAAGAGTTTTAGTAGATTTAAAGagatatgcatattgatcaaaTTATTCTAGATTCTTATTTCTTATGGTTGAATGCTGATGTTTTCTGTTTCTTGTCCACTGCTCTTTTTGAAGAGTAGACAATTTTCATTCTTAAGTTGAAAGTGTGCTAAGAAGATCAGTGGTTTATTCTGCAgattagcttgattctttctcTATGTTTTTCATTCACATCACATCAAGCTTTTTCTCAATAGTAATGCATTTTTCAGTTGAGCTTATAGGCTGATATGTATTGAACATTTTCTGATGGATCTGTTGAATTTCAGGAGCTACTACAAATGCACGAGTGCTGGATGTATGGTAAGGAAACATGTGGAAAGGGCCTCACACAATCTAAAATTTGTCCTTACAACTTATGAGGGAAAGCACAATCATGAAGTGCCCACTGCAAGAACCAGCAATCAGataaactcaagtgatggtggTTTACACCCCAATGGTGTGAATGGGCAAGTGGGTCTTGCTTTACCAGGGAGTGGAGGCATTAAGCCTGATACTCATCAAACTCTTGCACATCATTTTGACAGAAAACCTGAATTCAGCAGTGAGTTTCTGAGGCCTAGTTTGATTGGAGGTTTCAGCAGTGACATGAAGTTTCCTCCTTCTTCCCTTTGCCAAATGAAGTATCCTTCCTTGAATAACACCATGCCTTATAGCTCCTATGGACTCAACCCTGATCGTTGTGCTGCTGCACCTCAATCTGGATCCATTGCTTCAATGTTCCCTGATTTTCCAATGCCACTACCATTGAATCTTCCCTCATCTGGAAAATTTTCAATTGCTGGACTTAACTTCAACTGTGCCAAACCAATAAATCCTATCCAATCTTTCCTTTCTGGGCAGCAAGTGAAGGACATTGATACAGTGTTTCTGAGGCCTAAGCAGGAACAGAAGGATGATACTATATATGGCTCCTGCATTCCCTCACTAGATGCAAATGCTtcactctcttcttcttcaGCACCACCATCCATTTATCAACGAGTCATGCAAAATTTCCCTTCATAAACTCCTTTTGCAGCTATTAGCAACACCAGCAGATgctgagtttttttttctttgtttagtATTCCAGTGTCTTCCCTCCTGTTATAATTCTTCAGTTGTTTTGTTATTGCTGAAAAAAGCTATAATCTCTTTATACAAATTGCTTACCAAAGTTCTTGGTAAGTAAATTTCATTTCCTATGGCTCCTATtgtttcatttctttcataaaCAAAATCTTAAATCTTTTACATATATTTGTAACTAGTTTTACTGGTAGGAAATTAACATTATTCCCTACTGGATTCATTTTCACCTTCTCTGTCAACCATGTCAGTCCCTTCATACAGGAATAGCATTTGTCTGAACCCTTTCCCCATGGATCACTAATGCAACACACTATTATTTGTTttggtttaaatatgtttttaattctgGTAGATATAGTTAAGTTATTGAAAAACGGTTTGATGTTAGAAATTAAAGCACAACATATGTTATGACATGTTTTACATATGTTGGTCATCATTCTTACTGTTTTCTTAGTTCAAAATAGCATCCATTCAAGTTCATTTTGTACAATCAAAACATAAACAtgcataaaaataatactagcttcccttacctagactTGGAGACTCCTAACCTCAACTGTTGTTCCTAATAGCTTTAACTTTCATAAATTGCTCTatctacaaaagaaaaaaacctcatatcaataattgaaatattCCCTAACGATCACAGACAAATGAAGATTCATACAGAGCTCTCTTGAACCACAGGTAAGCACCAGAGTTCTCTTGAGCCACATATAAGCACCAGAACTCTCTTGAGTAAGTATCAACAATATCacatgcaaaacaaaagagaaaatgattcaagaaagagacaaaaagaaatttactttgatttgaaatttaagagaaaaaaataaatttactttgatttgaaatttgatcagATGCATATGTAGAAATTTTAACAATACCTCTTATCCAATCTTCAAATGAAGGATGTGGTTAGAAATTTAGAGAAAAATCTAATATGTTAATTTAACTTTGACAAAAGCTATGACTTTATTTTCTTGACTAAAAGTAATTTGGTAGAGATTATTCTACATGACAAAACTTAATTGATTATCCTATGTGAGAATTTGAAAGATTAGTTTAGTTTAGTTATATTGTTCCACTAATAATAtggtataaatacatatttgacCACTGAAGTGAATTAGTAGCTTGGTAAAAATGTAAGTTAATCgagttatatttttctaataatacaAGTATAATTTGGTAATAATTATCTTATACGTAAAATCTTAATTGACAAAAAACCTCTATATCCCCACATCAAGTCCAACCCAGAAAAAAAGTGGTTTTCGTTATTCAAATCAATTGATAACACATATAGTAATATTATAGCAACAAGCATCAAcagtttaataatattatttacgaATTATtagcaaataataataatttaaatttcataaaatcattatttctaTAGAATTCGTGCTAAAGAAATTGTTTTCATATCTTGAGTAAACTACACACAAATAACAATGAAGTGATTCTCTTACAATAATA
This region of Vigna unguiculata cultivar IT97K-499-35 chromosome 5, ASM411807v1, whole genome shotgun sequence genomic DNA includes:
- the LOC114185303 gene encoding WRKY transcription factor SUSIBA2-like encodes the protein MEENDLNNHHNNNGNEETESKGAKRSLAERRGFNSNAAKINTTLFCSETSTNPSPSPATHLTIPPGISPTALLDSPIMLPNSQATPSSPTTGSFFVMPTLPPYSAPLNQVCSNFHSVKGGNRESQLLAQVQKPLDFSFPADFSKGHSVKNSEVNSYNDMKMVNDKIVNANNVERPISGSEEVSDESGVPKNGMNCEDIGGQPGSEGELKEVSHATGSVRTSEDGYNWRKYGQKQVKGSEYPRSYYKCTQPNCQVKKKVERSHDGQITEIIYKGNHNHVKPHSSHRGSALSTDEVSDMAEEGGALAKADGGFMWRNIQSGVKDSKNSLDWKADGQERTSSTSVVTEISDPLSTNKAKSLSMFESEETPELSSTLASHDMEEDGATQGIPMVEDEVENDESEPKRRKKESYPAESNLPPRSVREPRVVVQIESDVDILDDGYRWRKYGQKVVKGNPNPRSYYKCTSAGCMVRKHVERASHNLKFVLTTYEGKHNHEVPTARTSNQINSSDGGLHPNGVNGQVGLALPGSGGIKPDTHQTLAHHFDRKPEFSSEFLRPSLIGGFSSDMKFPPSSLCQMKYPSLNNTMPYSSYGLNPDRCAAAPQSGSIASMFPDFPMPLPLNLPSSGKFSIAGLNFNCAKPINPIQSFLSGQQVKDIDTVFLRPKQEQKDDTIYGSCIPSLDANASLSSSSAPPSIYQRVMQNFPS